A single region of the Malus sylvestris chromosome 8, drMalSylv7.2, whole genome shotgun sequence genome encodes:
- the LOC126633468 gene encoding uncharacterized protein LOC126633468, protein MATMDVEIGGDGVVRKEEPPPNEMKHRGSKKNAGKKKRSKSKGTMTTSGKKETFSYMPKFRGFRSKPETDKNGGFEMKVEDQTGEKMSPTHLIILVNGLIGSAKNWKYAAKEFLKRYPEDVVAHCSECNSSMLTFDGVDVMGERLAEEVISVIKRHPSVQKISFVGHSLGGLIARYAIGRLYERNNTGELSQENGEHRRDGVEDPLLKQKVQRKIAGLEPMNFITSATPHLGSWGHNQVPVFCGVKPLEKVAARTSWCLGRSGRHLFLTDRNDGKPPLLLQMVHDTEDLKFISALQSFKRRVAYANVRFDHLVGWSTSSLRRKKELPKLKNLSRDDKYRHIVNVETIKSPSPQEELPLEAIASGREKIDFEEEMIRNLTKMSWERVDVNFSGSKQRYLAHSTIQVKNTCLHSDGADVIQHMVDNFLV, encoded by the exons ATGGCGACGATGGATGTGGAGATCGGCGGCGATGGAGTCGTGCGGAAGGAGGAGCCGCCCCCGAACGAGATGAAGCACAGAGGGAGCAAGAAAAACGcggggaaaaagaaaaggagcaAAAGCAAGGGGACGATGACGACGAGCGGAAAAAAAGAAACGTTTTCTTACATGCCCAAGTTTCGGGGTTTCAGATCGAAACCCGAAACGGATAAGAATGGGGGTTTCGAGATGAAGGTGGAGGATCAAACGGGTGAAAAAATGAGTCCGACCCATTTGATTATTTTGGTGAATGGTCTCATCGGCAG TGCTAAGAATTGGAAATATGCAGCAAAGGAGTTTCTGAAGAGATACCCAGAAGATGTTGTTGCTCACT GCAGTGAATGCAATTCTTCAATGTTAACATTTGATGGTGTTGATGTGATGGGAGAGAGATTAGCAGAAGAG GTTATTTCTGTGATAAAACGTCACCCGAGTGTACAGAAGATCTCGTTTGTTGGTCATTCGTTAGGTGGGCTTATAGCAAGATATGCCATTGGAAGGCTTTATGAACGAAACAACACCGGAGAACTATCTCAAGAAAATGGAGAGCATAGGAGAGATGGAGTTGAGGATCCCTTGCTGAAACAAAAAGTCCAACGCAAAATTGCTGGACTGGAGCCCATGAATTTTATAACGTCCGCAACTCCGCACCTCGGTTCCTGGGGGCATAATCAG GTTCCAGTGTTTTGTGGCGTAAAACCCCTTGAAAAAGTGGCGGCTCGTACTTCATGGTGTCTAGGTAGAAGTGGAAGACATCTGTTTTTAACTGATAGGAATGATGGAAAACCTCCCCTTCTTCTTCAAATGGTCCAtgacactgaagatctcaaatTCAT ATCTGCACTGCAGTCCTTCAAGCGCCGTGTTGCCTATGCAAATGTTCGATTTGATC ACCTTGTGGGATGGAGTACATCATCTCTACGGCGTAAGAAGGAGCTGCCAAAG CTTAAAAATTTATCCAGAGATGACAAATATCGACATATTGTAAATGTGGAGACAATTAAAAGTCCAAGTCCTCAAGAAGAATTACCGTTGGAAGCCATAGCCAGTGGCCGCGAGAAAATTGACTTCGAAG AGGAAATGATCAGAAACTTGACCAAGATGAGCTGGGAACGGGTGGATGTGAACTTCAGCGGAAGTAAACAAAGATACCTTGCACACAGTACCATTCAG GTGAAAAACACTTGTCTACACTCTGATGGGGCTGATGTGATCCAACACATGGTTGACAATTTTCTTGTGTGA